CGCGAGGGGAAATACCAGCCTAGCACTGCTCAAAGATGGCACTCTTGTCCGGTGGGGTGGAGGAGCCGCCCTGCCAGCCGGCCTTTCCGGAATCAGCGCCATTGCTGCCGGGGTAGACCATGGCCTCGCCCTTAGAACCGATGGCAGCGTGGTGGCATGGGGAGACAACAGCTATGGCCAAGGTGCGACGGCTTCCATTCAAGACGCCTCTGCGATCGCTGCTGGCGAAAAGCACAGTGTGATTCTTCACCAGAGCGGCACCGTTTCCGTCGTTGGGGACAATACCTTCGGCCAAGCCACGGTCCCGCCGCTTGGAGTGGTGACCGCCATTGCGGCAGGTTATGATCACAGCCTCGCGCTCGATTCGGATGGCAAGGTGACGGCGTGGGGCCGCAACGATGCGGGCCAATCGACCGTGCCTCCTGAGGCTCTCGACGACGTGGTAGCAATCGCGGCAGGCGCATTTCATAGCCTCGCAGTGAAAAGCGATGGAAGCGTGATCGCGTGGGGTCTGGATGCAGCTGGGCAGAGTTCCGTGCCGGCCGGGCTTTCCGGGGTGCGAAGCGTGGCTGCGGGATATTCTTTCAGTGTCGCGTTGAAGGAGGATGGTTCCCTGGTCCTCTGGGGCGACGGCTCCGGCGGTCTTTCCACGATCCCTGCGGAGGCCTCGCAACTGACCGCCATCGCAGCAGGTGATTCCCATGTGCTCGCCCTCCAAGCCGATCTCATGCCTGCGCAAGTCGCCCGGCTTGACCAGCCGAATGTCTTCAGCGGCAAGATCGGGATCCGCCGTGCTGCCGTTACCAACGTCCTTGAGGTCGAGGGGAATGCCAGCAAGGCTGTAGCCGGCGACTGGCTTTCCAATTCGGACAGACGCATTAAGACTGATATCCACACTCTCACCGGAGCTTTGGACAAGATCGACAGCGTCCGCCTGGTCGACTTCCGCTATACGGACCAGTATCTTGCGACGCACCCAAGGATTGAGAATCGTCGCTATCTTAATGTCATTGCCCAAGAGTTCGCGAAGGTTTTCCCAGATCACGTAAAAAGCAGTGGTGAACGCCTTGAGGACGGCAGCGAGATCCTGCAGGTGGACACCTATCCGCTTACGATCTATTCCGCCGCAGCAGTCCAAGAGCTCCACCGGGAGAATCAGGAGCTGAGGGCGAAGCTGGCCGATCAAGAGCTGCGCCTGCGCCGCCTTGAAGAAAACTTCGAGCGATGATTCGCAGCTTCTTCTGTGCCGCTACCTTGATCCCTTGCGCGAGTTTCGCAGGGGCAAGCGCGAGCTATACCCTTGATCCCTTGGCCAATTCGAGTGGGGGAACGTCGGGATCGAGCGCCGCTTATTCGCTCACAGGAAGTACGACGCCCGGAGTGCAAGGCGGCTCAAGCTCCTATGAATCCAGAGGCGGCTATGCGGGGCAGCTCGGCTTCTTCCAAGGGCTGGTGCTTTTCGCAGCTGCAGCGAATGTTGAGGAGGAAGAGGACATTCAGCTGGGTGTGGCCATGTCCTTCGATGATGGCACGAGTTTTCCCATGGCCGCCACCGACTTCGCGTGGAGTGTGGCGTCGGGCCCTATCGCGGCAATCTCTGCCACGGGTCTCGCCAGTGCGGGCGCGGTCTACGAGGACTCTGCTGCCACGGTGCATGCCACCAACGGCACTCTTTCGGGAAATCTCACTCTCATGGTTCTGGAGGCAGACTCCGACAACTATGGCACCTACGCGGCAGACGGTCTGCCGGATGCTTGGCAAGTTCTGCACTTTGGCATCGGGTCGACAAAGGGAGGGCAGAATGATGACTTCGATGGCGACGAGGTTTGCAATCTCGTCGAGTTTGCGAGCGGTACTAATCCTGCGGATTCCACCAGCGGTGCCGGACCGCTGCGTCTTTCGGGGAATATTTTGGAAAGCGCGGGTGCGCCGCTTGTCGAGTTCGCCCCGGCCCTGAACGTATTGGACCATCGAGTGCTCTTTATCCGCCGCAAGGATGCCGGCGCGCGGAACCTCATCTATGCGCCGCAGTTCAGCCGCAATCTGTCGACTTGGTCGAATGCGACCACGCCACAAACGATCATCGCGGATGATGGCACCTACGAAGTGGTCAGCGTGCGGTTTCCGGTATTGATTGGAGGCCGGCGTTCGGCGTCGAAGTTCTTCCGCATGAATCTGTCCATTGCTCCACCGCCATGAATGGATTTCTTTCTCCCAATCTAACAGGTATGTTGGTTCGCCTTTTAGGGATTGGTTCGTTTCTCGCCGCCGCGGGATTGGCTCACGGGGCTGTGGTCTATTCCGGGATCCGGAATGAGGTGATCCCTGCGAATGACACCGGGATCTTCGTCAATCCACTTAGTGGAATTGTCACCACGGTCGTGCCCGCGGATCCCGATACGGGAGCTTGGGTGAATCTCTTCTTTGGTGGGACGGCCATCGGTACCACGATCTCAATCGAGCCCGCAATCCTGTCGCTTGCCACGGGTAATGGCGATGGGCTTGTGCGACGGCTTTACGAGGCGGATCTGATCGGGACAGGGCTCAGCTATGCTTCCGGAATGAATGGCAGCGAGAACCACACTGGTTCCGCTGTCGGGCAATTTCAGGCAAATATTCCCGGCTATCTCGGCTTCCGCATCACCATGGAAAGCGGCGATATCCGCTATGGCTGGTTGCGTATCACGGTGAACGACTTGGGGGCGGGCACGCTCCATGACTGGGCTTTCGAAGACGTGAACGGGACGCCGATCGTCGTGCCCGAGCCCGGGCTTTCCCTGCTGTTCATTTTGGCTTTTGCTCCACCGATCTTCCGCCGATCTAGGAAATCGAGCTAAAGACTCAGTCCCGGAGCCCGAGGTATCTTTTCTTGACCAGCCTCGCTAGGACTTGGTGAACGCCTAGGAGTCTTTTCTTTGTTCCTCTCATCACGAGGAGCTGCAGCGCAACGCCGCCTTCGGAATCGTCTTCGACCTCGACGAGGCCAGTTTCACGACGCACCTCAAGTAGCCCTTTGTCGCTACAGGCGAACCGGACAAAAGCATTCAGCCATCCCTTCATACCGCGGGATCACGTCTTTGTCCGGGGAGTCTCTTGGTCTCTCTTCCCTTTGCGATACCGAGCCGAAGGCCTAGTTTCGGTAGATGAGCCGGGCGGGGAAAGCTACGGAGCTTTTTGCGCGGGCATAGCTGCGAATACTTTTCTAACAGACGCCCTTCGGCCTCGGAAAAAGTGCGGGTGATGGATCAATTCTATCAGCAATTTTCCCGAAGTCGCCGAAGAAACGATCTTGATAGTGGGCGTGTCTCGCGGGGAGAAGGCGCATCGGCAGTTTAGCCTGCCGGAGGGTGCTATCTGCCGCTGATCTTGTTTCGACGAGCGAAAGAATCTGAAGTCATACACCTCCTCCATCTGCTTCTTCGGCCTCAAACCAATGGCTATTCCTTCCAAGGGATGGATTGATTCCGTACTCGGGAAAAAGCGGTAAAAAGACCATTCAGGCGGGTCCGCGAACCAAGGGCGAACCGGGTTGTGCCGACCATAAATTGTCCCCGCTTTGGGGACTATGGCGATTCGAAACATTCGCTAAGAGTCCCACTCGATCTGTCCGACATATTTCGATCGAACCCATGAAAATCCCCGTGAACCCGACCCTCTCTGCCCGCCGCGGCGCCCTAACCCTCGCCGCCTCGATCTCCGTCCTTCTTTCCGGTCACTCCGCTTTGGCCGCCACGTTTATCTGGGATCCTCTCCAGAACACCCTCGGTAGCGATGGTGAGGGTCCTTGGGACAATACCACGGCAAATTGGGCCGTGGACGGGGTCGATGTTGTGTTTCCCACCTCTGCTCAGACTTCGCTTACCGTGGCGCTCGTCACCGGAGTGAACACCCTCACCGTGGCGAGCGTCGAGGGCCTGGCGGTTGGGCAAGTGCTTTCTTCCGACCGCTTCCCTGTCGGGACCACGATCACCGGTATCACGGACAATGTCGTCACCTTGGACGCCGTTTCCACCAACACGCTCGCGATCGGGAGCGTGATTCATTTCTCCTTCAATAACGACGCGCTGATCGGCAGCTTTGCCGAAACCGCCGGGACCATCACCGTTGCGGGCAACCAGTCGGTGGACAGCCTCGATCTCAATGATGCAGGCAATGGCACCTATACCTTGACCGGCGGAGGCATCACGATCGCCAGTCGGAATGGCAGCACGGGTGCCTTGAGGGTCAATTCGGATGTCGCCATCAGCAGCCCGCTTTCCTGGAAGAACCTCGTGTTCCAGTCCGAGGTCAGGACCCTGACGCTCAGCGGCGGCAGCATCCCCGGCGCTGTAAACGGCTCCTTCAACGGCTCTGTGTCGGGTTCCTCGGGCTCCGCCGCCCAAACCGCGACCCTTTCAGTGACCGATGGTCTCTACACCACGGCGGGCTCGGGAAATACGATCAACATCGGTGACCAATCCTTGGAGAGCGGAGGGTTCAAGTTCTCCGGTGGAACTTTGGCGACCGGTGGTAGCTTTCAGGTCGCCAATGACCGCACCGCGTATGCTGAAGTGACTGGCACCGCGATTCTCAATAGCTCCGGACAGATCACTGTCGGCCGCAACAACAATAGCAATATCGGCAAGCTTGTTATCAATGGCGGAACGGTCAATTCGACGGCGACCAGCGCGCCGGATGTTCAAGTGCAAATCGGACGCGCAAACGGTGTCGGCGTCTTGGATGTCCGAAGTGGGGTCTTCAACGTGATCGGCAATGGTGTGGCCGGAAACTCCGGTGGCATCATGGTCATCAACTCCAACGGAACCAACGCCGGCGCGAGCGGCACGGTGAATCTCACTGGCGGAACCACGACGGTCAAAGAGCTGCGATTCAACGGAAGCAACAGAAGCTCCGGTGCGGTAGGGGTTGAAAATTCAACGAATGGAACCGCCACGCTCAACATGACCGGAGGTTCCCTCTATGTCGGTGGCACTGTCCAATTGGACGGCAGCGGAGCGGTTACCACAGGCGGCATTGTCAATCGTGGCACCGGCACTTCCGCTTATGCCATCAACCTTTCCGGAGGCACCGTGGGAGCTGATGCCAACTGGAGCTCCAGCCTGAACATGACGCTGGGCACGACCAATGGAAACGTCACCTTCAAGTCGGGCAATGCAGCGGACCTGCCCTTCGATATCACCCTTAGCGGAAGCCTTTCCGGCACGGGTGGGATCACGAAGACCGGTGCGGGCATCCTGACCCTCTCCGGCACGAATTCCCAGGAAGGCGACATCGTGGTGAGCGCCGGAACGCTGGTCCTCGGAACCAGCAATTCGAACAACCAATCCGCCAAGGTCACGATCGCTGAAACCGGAGCGACCCTTCAACTCGACTTCTCGGGCACGGACACGGTGGCCGACCTTGTCATCGGTAGCAATCCGCCTCTGGCCGACGGAGTTTACGGAGCCGTCGGATCGCCATCGCCGATCATCGGCCTCAGCCAGATCACGGGCATCGGTACTCTTACGGTTGGTGCCGCGCCTCCTTCGGGTGGTTACTCCTCATGGGCCACTGCCAATGGGATCCCGGGCGAACCGGCCTCCGGTGACTTTGACAGCGATGGGCTGACCAATCTCGTCGAGTATGCCTTGGGCACTAGCCCGACGGCTTCCAGCCAGCCTCCAGGCACCTTCTCGGCTGGCGTGGTTACCTTTGTGAAGGGGGCTGACGCCCTTGCGAACAACGACGTGACCTTTGAGATCCAAGAGTCCAGCGACCTCGGAGTCTCCGATCCTTGGAGCACCGTTGTAACCGAAGGTCCCACGGACGACACGCCCGACATTTCCTACACGCTGCCGATTGGCCAGCAGAAGGTGTTCACCCGTCTCAAGATTACCCAGGTGCCCTAATCCGGGGCTCTTTTCCGGCCGCCTTCGGGCGGCCGGAAAAGTCATCCGGATGTGCCGGTTATACCGGCCGGGATGACTCCGCCTCACGGACATGCGGTGTGCGTGTTTCGTGAGATTCATTGGATTTCCAGGAACGAGGATGGGGAAGCCCGGTCCATCCTCAATCGACCCATAAA
This portion of the Luteolibacter luteus genome encodes:
- a CDS encoding tail fiber domain-containing protein, with the translated sequence MAVQGVPFEGAGWFKFALVDGGGNTYWSNDGSSVAGGEPAAAVSLPVTRGLYSVLIGENMAALPEDVFANPDLRLRVWFNDGSHGFELITPDQRLVAAPYAMVAAKVDQVLLSEIEAPPVIPVVAWGVNSKGQTTVPPVISGANTAAISARGNTSLALLKDGTLVRWGGGAALPAGLSGISAIAAGVDHGLALRTDGSVVAWGDNSYGQGATASIQDASAIAAGEKHSVILHQSGTVSVVGDNTFGQATVPPLGVVTAIAAGYDHSLALDSDGKVTAWGRNDAGQSTVPPEALDDVVAIAAGAFHSLAVKSDGSVIAWGLDAAGQSSVPAGLSGVRSVAAGYSFSVALKEDGSLVLWGDGSGGLSTIPAEASQLTAIAAGDSHVLALQADLMPAQVARLDQPNVFSGKIGIRRAAVTNVLEVEGNASKAVAGDWLSNSDRRIKTDIHTLTGALDKIDSVRLVDFRYTDQYLATHPRIENRRYLNVIAQEFAKVFPDHVKSSGERLEDGSEILQVDTYPLTIYSAAAVQELHRENQELRAKLADQELRLRRLEENFER
- a CDS encoding beta strand repeat-containing protein, giving the protein MKIPVNPTLSARRGALTLAASISVLLSGHSALAATFIWDPLQNTLGSDGEGPWDNTTANWAVDGVDVVFPTSAQTSLTVALVTGVNTLTVASVEGLAVGQVLSSDRFPVGTTITGITDNVVTLDAVSTNTLAIGSVIHFSFNNDALIGSFAETAGTITVAGNQSVDSLDLNDAGNGTYTLTGGGITIASRNGSTGALRVNSDVAISSPLSWKNLVFQSEVRTLTLSGGSIPGAVNGSFNGSVSGSSGSAAQTATLSVTDGLYTTAGSGNTINIGDQSLESGGFKFSGGTLATGGSFQVANDRTAYAEVTGTAILNSSGQITVGRNNNSNIGKLVINGGTVNSTATSAPDVQVQIGRANGVGVLDVRSGVFNVIGNGVAGNSGGIMVINSNGTNAGASGTVNLTGGTTTVKELRFNGSNRSSGAVGVENSTNGTATLNMTGGSLYVGGTVQLDGSGAVTTGGIVNRGTGTSAYAINLSGGTVGADANWSSSLNMTLGTTNGNVTFKSGNAADLPFDITLSGSLSGTGGITKTGAGILTLSGTNSQEGDIVVSAGTLVLGTSNSNNQSAKVTIAETGATLQLDFSGTDTVADLVIGSNPPLADGVYGAVGSPSPIIGLSQITGIGTLTVGAAPPSGGYSSWATANGIPGEPASGDFDSDGLTNLVEYALGTSPTASSQPPGTFSAGVVTFVKGADALANNDVTFEIQESSDLGVSDPWSTVVTEGPTDDTPDISYTLPIGQQKVFTRLKITQVP